The Brachyspira hyodysenteriae ATCC 27164 genome includes a window with the following:
- a CDS encoding transketolase family protein: MEKKAIRNAYGEALKRLGEINKNVVVLDADLSGSTMTKLFKSAFPDRFFNMGIAEQNMMGAAAGLAIEGKIPFASTFAMFGAGRAFEIIRNSICYPKLNVKVAVTHAGISVGEDGASHQSIEDISLMRSIPNMTVIVPCDAFEAEKAVFAAAEYDGPCYLRMARPATNIITTQDTPFKIGKANVLREGKDVCIFACGIVVSEALDAAQMAEKDGISVTVVDVHTIKPIDREIVVEMAKKHKKLISVEEHSIIGGLGSAISEVLTDEYPAKLIRVGIKDTFGESGTVEDLINKYGLNAKSIYDIIK, encoded by the coding sequence ATGGAAAAAAAGGCAATAAGAAATGCTTATGGTGAGGCTTTGAAACGCCTTGGAGAAATAAATAAAAATGTTGTAGTTTTAGATGCTGATTTATCCGGCTCTACTATGACAAAACTTTTTAAATCTGCTTTCCCTGATAGGTTTTTCAATATGGGAATAGCTGAACAGAATATGATGGGAGCAGCTGCTGGACTTGCTATTGAAGGTAAAATACCTTTTGCTTCTACTTTTGCTATGTTCGGAGCAGGAAGAGCTTTTGAAATTATTAGAAACTCTATTTGCTATCCTAAATTAAATGTTAAAGTGGCAGTTACTCATGCTGGTATATCAGTTGGTGAAGATGGTGCTAGCCATCAAAGTATTGAAGATATATCTTTAATGCGTTCTATACCAAATATGACTGTAATAGTTCCTTGCGATGCTTTTGAGGCTGAAAAAGCTGTATTTGCTGCTGCTGAATATGACGGACCATGCTATTTAAGAATGGCAAGACCCGCTACTAATATAATAACAACACAGGATACACCTTTCAAAATAGGAAAAGCTAATGTACTTAGAGAAGGTAAAGATGTATGTATATTTGCCTGCGGAATAGTGGTATCAGAGGCTTTAGATGCTGCTCAGATGGCTGAAAAAGACGGAATATCTGTAACAGTTGTAGATGTTCATACTATAAAGCCAATAGATAGAGAAATTGTTGTTGAGATGGCTAAAAAGCATAAAAAACTTATTAGTGTTGAAGAGCATTCTATAATTGGAGGACTTGGTTCTGCTATATCTGAAGTTTTAACTGATGAATATCCTGCTAAACTTATAAGAGTTGGTATAAAAGATACTTTCGGAGAATCAGGAACAGTTGAAGATCTTATTAATAAATATGGGCTTAATGCAAAGTCCATTTATGATATTATTAAATAA
- a CDS encoding (2Fe-2S)-binding protein, whose protein sequence is MIDNNFICKCKELSIEEIKYLEKEHGIKTLKELVKYTKAGTECGGCRNKLKEMFKFNLK, encoded by the coding sequence TTGATAGATAATAATTTTATATGCAAATGCAAAGAACTTTCTATTGAAGAAATAAAATATTTAGAAAAAGAACATGGCATAAAAACTTTAAAAGAACTTGTAAAATATACTAAAGCTGGAACAGAGTGCGGCGGATGCAGAAATAAATTGAAAGAAATGTTTAAATTCAATTTAAAATGA
- a CDS encoding (2Fe-2S)-binding protein, with product MFEKNLNSTICFCKNIKYKEVIDAIQANNYTTLEEVMHHTKAGITCWSCRGDIKDLLEEYKKTGKILSIKK from the coding sequence ATGTTTGAAAAGAATTTAAATAGCACTATATGTTTCTGCAAAAATATAAAATACAAAGAAGTTATTGATGCTATTCAAGCAAATAATTATACAACACTTGAAGAAGTTATGCATCATACAAAAGCAGGAATTACCTGTTGGAGCTGCAGAGGGGATATTAAAGACTTATTAGAAGAATATAAAAAAACAGGAAAGATATTAAGTATAAAAAAATAA
- a CDS encoding HdeD family acid-resistance protein, translating to MGKLGRVLWLIFGILLIISGIATLFNPIETVLMLAYIIGFLTIFSGISAIFYYFSLIDKSGSTLILLDGIISTICGIIIISNLQISGAFVPYMAAFFVIVRGVVAISSSIELKKFGYNQWGLSMLSGILTLIAGIILTFNPILGAVYVSVVLGLALILYGIITLQLWFAFGKFFKI from the coding sequence ATGGGAAAATTAGGAAGAGTTTTATGGCTCATTTTCGGCATTCTATTAATAATATCAGGTATAGCTACATTATTTAATCCAATAGAAACTGTTTTAATGTTAGCTTATATAATAGGATTTTTAACAATATTCTCTGGAATAAGTGCTATATTCTATTACTTTAGTTTAATAGATAAATCAGGTTCTACTTTAATTCTATTAGATGGTATAATATCAACAATATGCGGTATTATAATTATTTCTAATTTGCAAATAAGCGGTGCATTTGTACCTTATATGGCTGCTTTCTTTGTAATAGTAAGAGGCGTTGTTGCCATATCTTCTTCTATTGAACTTAAAAAGTTTGGATATAATCAATGGGGACTTTCTATGCTCAGCGGAATACTTACTTTGATTGCAGGAATAATTTTAACTTTCAATCCTATACTTGGTGCTGTTTATGTTAGTGTTGTACTTGGATTAGCTTTAATATTATATGGTATAATAACATTACAATTATGGTTTGCTTTCGGTAAATTCTTTAAAATATGA
- the rsmH gene encoding 16S rRNA (cytosine(1402)-N(4))-methyltransferase RsmH has protein sequence MDNNEELEIVHTPVMLKEVLSFIPENAKIAVDATLGEGGHTKAMLDLNLEVHSFERDSAILEIAKKRLKNYDKFHYYNNTYDKMIEELDDSIIGNVDFMLYDLGVSLFHFKKAERGFSFKDNVRLDMRLGLNEKSAYDVINGYSEEELERVLRDYGEISNARKMANVIVKERNRRKIETSRELENIIFHNTDKSQRYGKIHPATLVFQAIRIEVNDELNILEKSISNIPSILKQNGVVIFMSYHSLEDRIIKRFFKENEKTKNKDGIFKLLNNKVKLPTNEEIKSNPASRSAKMRIAQKV, from the coding sequence ATGGATAATAATGAAGAATTAGAAATAGTGCATACACCCGTTATGCTTAAAGAGGTTCTAAGCTTTATACCTGAGAATGCTAAAATCGCAGTTGATGCCACATTAGGTGAGGGCGGACATACTAAGGCAATGCTTGATTTGAACCTTGAAGTACATAGTTTTGAAAGAGATTCAGCTATACTTGAAATAGCTAAAAAAAGATTGAAAAACTATGACAAGTTCCATTACTATAATAATACTTATGATAAGATGATTGAAGAACTTGATGATAGTATAATTGGAAATGTTGATTTTATGCTTTATGATTTAGGTGTATCTTTATTTCATTTTAAAAAAGCTGAAAGAGGTTTTTCTTTTAAAGATAATGTAAGACTTGATATGAGGCTTGGACTCAATGAGAAAAGTGCTTATGATGTTATAAATGGGTATAGTGAAGAGGAATTGGAGAGAGTATTAAGAGATTACGGAGAAATTAGCAATGCCAGAAAAATGGCAAATGTTATAGTAAAAGAGAGAAACAGAAGAAAAATAGAAACATCAAGAGAATTAGAAAATATTATATTTCATAATACCGATAAATCTCAAAGATATGGAAAAATTCATCCAGCAACTTTAGTTTTTCAGGCTATAAGAATAGAAGTTAATGATGAGCTTAATATACTTGAAAAATCAATATCAAATATACCTTCTATATTAAAACAAAATGGGGTAGTTATTTTTATGAGTTATCATTCTTTGGAAGATAGGATAATAAAGAGATTTTTCAAAGAAAATGAAAAAACTAAGAATAAAGATGGTATATTTAAACTTCTAAATAATAAAGTTAAACTTCCGACAAATGAAGAAATAAAATCTAATCCTGCTAGCAGAAGTGCTAAGATGAGAATAGCTCAAAAGGTATAA
- a CDS encoding LapA family protein, whose amino-acid sequence MHDNKQNIDKKEKKTYSIGSLFIAMILFVIVISIFTFARNVKANEILMELSKLDNEIERLEKEVKVLSAEEAEYSSPNRFIETAIINGFTSVSGDNNDIFYLKIEDQNNNNDQ is encoded by the coding sequence ATGCATGATAATAAGCAAAATATAGATAAAAAAGAAAAGAAAACTTACTCTATAGGTTCACTTTTTATAGCTATGATATTATTTGTAATAGTGATAAGTATTTTTACATTTGCAAGGAATGTTAAAGCTAATGAAATACTTATGGAATTATCAAAATTAGATAATGAAATAGAGCGTTTAGAAAAAGAAGTAAAAGTTCTTAGTGCTGAGGAAGCAGAATATTCATCTCCTAATAGATTTATAGAAACAGCTATAATAAATGGATTTACTTCTGTAAGCGGCGATAATAATGATATATTTTATTTAAAAATAGAAGATCAAAATAATAACAATGATCAATAA
- the hprK gene encoding HPr(Ser) kinase/phosphatase, translated as MPKITVSKFLELNEAKNNTLKIRRLTGLIGMENEIIGYDINRPGMALFKYFKDFAYQRIQILGKGEANYIITLNEENKIDVFEEMLSYKIPICIFTYNINPPESFIEIAKKNNICVIISELKTSDMIRGIEGLIEEEFVESFTIHGGLVEVFGVGVLILGKSGVGKSEATLELISKGHRLISDDIVEFKKLKDGRIIGRKNEYIKHNMEVRGIGVVDISRLSGMSAIRDKKRLDLIIELEHWKDDEQYDRMGLFDKTYSILNTEVPYQKIPVRSGRNVCILIETAAKNYRLKQMGYNSAKELDKALIAQIEKKKTDSANSY; from the coding sequence ATGCCTAAAATAACCGTATCTAAATTCTTAGAACTTAATGAAGCGAAAAATAATACCCTAAAAATAAGACGTTTAACAGGTCTCATAGGAATGGAAAATGAAATAATAGGCTATGATATAAACAGGCCTGGTATGGCATTGTTTAAATATTTTAAGGATTTTGCATATCAAAGAATACAAATACTAGGAAAGGGAGAAGCTAATTATATCATCACTTTAAATGAAGAAAATAAAATAGATGTATTTGAAGAAATGCTTAGTTATAAAATACCAATATGCATATTCACTTACAATATAAATCCTCCTGAATCGTTTATAGAAATTGCTAAAAAAAATAATATATGCGTAATAATAAGCGAATTAAAAACATCTGATATGATTAGAGGTATAGAAGGATTAATAGAAGAAGAATTTGTTGAATCTTTCACTATACATGGCGGACTAGTAGAAGTTTTCGGTGTAGGAGTTTTAATTTTAGGTAAAAGCGGTGTTGGAAAGAGTGAAGCTACTCTAGAGTTAATATCAAAAGGGCATAGACTTATATCTGATGACATAGTTGAATTTAAAAAATTAAAAGACGGCAGAATAATCGGAAGAAAAAATGAATATATAAAGCATAATATGGAAGTACGGGGAATAGGAGTTGTTGATATAAGCAGACTTTCAGGTATGAGTGCTATTAGAGATAAAAAAAGGCTTGATTTAATAATAGAACTTGAACACTGGAAAGATGATGAACAATATGACAGAATGGGCTTATTTGATAAAACTTATAGTATATTAAATACTGAAGTGCCTTATCAAAAAATTCCTGTTCGTTCCGGAAGAAATGTATGCATACTTATAGAAACCGCTGCTAAAAATTACAGATTGAAGCAGATGGGATATAATAGTGCTAAAGAATTAGATAAAGCATTAATAGCACAAATAGAAAAGAAGAAAACTGATTCTGCAAATAGTTATTGA
- a CDS encoding PTS sugar transporter subunit IIA codes for MSLIDYINKDSIMIDVQETEKERLLSKMVERLDECKLLLNKNDAEHAIMAREQLMSTGVGNGIAIPHAKTDAVKNIVLSVATIKNGINYKSVDKKKVFAVFMLLAPKTSASENLKVLTAIAKILRDNLHFLEKLINVEKPEEIMELIAKEEMKI; via the coding sequence ATGAGTTTGATAGATTACATAAATAAAGATTCTATAATGATAGATGTTCAGGAAACAGAGAAAGAGCGTCTTCTCTCTAAAATGGTTGAGCGATTAGATGAATGTAAATTACTACTCAATAAAAATGATGCTGAACATGCTATAATGGCTAGAGAGCAATTAATGAGTACAGGTGTAGGCAATGGTATTGCAATACCTCATGCTAAAACCGATGCTGTAAAAAATATTGTACTTAGCGTGGCAACCATTAAAAACGGAATTAATTACAAATCTGTTGATAAGAAAAAAGTATTTGCCGTTTTTATGCTTCTAGCTCCAAAAACTTCAGCAAGCGAGAATTTAAAAGTACTTACAGCAATAGCTAAAATATTAAGAGACAATCTTCATTTCTTAGAAAAACTGATAAATGTTGAAAAACCTGAAGAGATTATGGAACTCATTGCTAAAGAGGAAATGAAAATATAA
- the hpf gene encoding ribosome hibernation-promoting factor, HPF/YfiA family, whose amino-acid sequence MHQNIIGKNVRITKNVREHIANKMQNIKIHADRIIDANIICDYMHGEYTVQGTIAFGKKVFHDKEKEKDLYVAIDTMFQKIEREIRKSKERNIDRSQRAVVDKSVQAEEEDNAYSINSVGIYEKPLDELDAVLHFNSDKKPYMAYLPIKQGADLFSIKIGKFPVFLFKGNDNKVFEVYNNNEEYWNIDEVSVTPDNNIDASKSENYLIKEYNVSEAVNYLTENTDKKFVVYISSITEQAEALYKESDNSFVLIRMFDI is encoded by the coding sequence ATGCATCAAAATATCATTGGAAAGAACGTTAGAATCACTAAAAATGTTAGAGAACATATAGCAAATAAGATGCAAAATATCAAAATACATGCTGACAGAATAATAGACGCCAATATTATTTGCGACTATATGCATGGTGAATATACTGTACAAGGAACTATAGCTTTCGGTAAAAAAGTATTTCATGATAAAGAAAAAGAAAAAGATCTATATGTAGCAATAGATACTATGTTTCAAAAGATAGAAAGAGAAATAAGAAAATCAAAAGAAAGAAATATAGATAGAAGTCAAAGAGCTGTTGTAGATAAATCTGTACAAGCAGAGGAGGAGGATAATGCTTATTCTATTAACTCTGTTGGAATATATGAAAAACCTTTAGATGAGCTTGATGCTGTATTACACTTTAATAGCGATAAAAAACCTTATATGGCTTATTTACCTATTAAACAGGGAGCAGATTTATTCAGTATAAAAATAGGAAAATTTCCTGTATTCTTATTTAAAGGTAATGATAACAAAGTATTTGAAGTATATAACAATAATGAAGAATACTGGAATATTGATGAGGTGAGCGTAACTCCCGACAACAATATAGATGCTAGTAAAAGTGAAAATTATTTAATAAAAGAATACAATGTAAGTGAAGCTGTAAATTATCTTACAGAAAACACTGATAAAAAATTTGTAGTTTATATCAGCAGCATAACAGAACAAGCAGAAGCTTTGTATAAAGAATCTGATAATTCATTTGTTCTAATAAGAATGTTTGATATTTAA
- the rpoN gene encoding RNA polymerase factor sigma-54 has translation MINNSLSANTSIRTAIKNDLRLNYQTRVWLDVIALPAIELKEKIEKAMEENPFLEYDFNDNYSKPSSAGSDINSIIENTVENNKESLFSHLKSQIDITFNDKKEIELAEQICSFINEDGYLTIESDEISNILNADIKQIEKIISIIKTFDPYGVGAKNINECLSIQLKMKKKEADEKKIYDTAINIVENYLDELSKKNYDKIALNLNIEVNTVLKALKLIQTLEPYPAREYDTSSVKYIVPELFIFKENDNWFVKTDETFIPHLKISKKYIKLLDREESKDSINFLKEKKKEAESLINASNDRKKTLLKIGEALLKFQINFFEYGKEFMKPLTLKDMSLEVNLSESTISRIANGKYLNTVWGTFSIKYFFSRAVNGGLGSRGVKEIIKRIIENSPAKLSDEKIRLILKSEGIDISRRTVAKYRKSMNIFSSRNR, from the coding sequence ATGATTAATAATTCTTTATCAGCAAATACTTCAATACGAACTGCAATAAAAAATGATTTAAGACTCAATTATCAAACTAGAGTATGGCTTGATGTTATAGCATTGCCTGCCATAGAACTTAAAGAAAAGATAGAAAAAGCAATGGAAGAAAATCCATTCTTAGAATATGATTTTAATGATAATTATTCAAAACCATCATCAGCGGGAAGCGATATCAATTCTATAATAGAAAACACAGTAGAAAATAATAAAGAAAGTTTATTTTCTCATTTGAAAAGTCAGATAGATATTACTTTTAATGATAAAAAAGAAATAGAGCTTGCAGAACAGATATGCAGTTTTATAAATGAAGACGGATATTTAACCATTGAAAGTGATGAGATTTCAAATATATTGAATGCTGATATAAAGCAAATAGAAAAAATAATTTCTATAATAAAAACATTTGATCCTTACGGAGTTGGAGCAAAAAATATTAATGAATGCCTCTCTATACAATTAAAGATGAAAAAAAAAGAAGCAGATGAAAAAAAAATATATGATACAGCAATAAATATTGTAGAAAATTATTTAGATGAATTATCAAAAAAGAATTATGATAAAATAGCTTTAAATTTAAACATAGAAGTTAATACAGTATTAAAAGCTTTAAAATTAATACAAACATTAGAACCCTATCCAGCAAGAGAATATGATACATCCTCTGTAAAATATATAGTTCCTGAATTATTTATTTTTAAGGAAAATGATAATTGGTTTGTAAAAACAGATGAAACTTTTATCCCCCACTTGAAAATTAGCAAAAAATATATTAAACTATTAGATAGAGAGGAAAGTAAAGATAGCATAAACTTTTTAAAAGAAAAAAAGAAAGAAGCTGAAAGCCTTATAAATGCATCTAATGACAGAAAAAAAACTTTATTAAAAATAGGCGAAGCTTTGCTTAAATTTCAGATAAATTTCTTTGAGTACGGAAAAGAGTTTATGAAGCCATTAACTTTAAAAGATATGTCTTTGGAGGTGAATTTAAGCGAATCCACTATAAGCAGAATAGCTAATGGTAAGTATCTTAACACTGTTTGGGGTACATTTTCTATAAAATACTTTTTCTCTAGAGCTGTTAATGGCGGGCTTGGTTCTAGAGGCGTTAAAGAAATTATAAAAAGAATTATAGAAAACTCTCCGGCAAAATTAAGCGATGAAAAGATCAGACTTATACTAAAAAGCGAAGGTATAGATATATCAAGAAGAACCGTAGCTAAATACAGAAAAAGTATGAATATTTTTTCATCAAGAAACAGATAA
- a CDS encoding DUF4132 domain-containing protein, with protein MSIIESYIDDIFKNHPYIDNIKKYVNNEIDNINFDTEEINHPISNNHTIYSNLLDLYMNDKQNDSLIRLFKIISMQKIENIYIFEMLVINIISGMNIKEALLKCISMKKINDWNKEYKKYSYNINHISNEIMNAKINILIYYYYAKKYFPKETEEYIENICSSNIDDIIEEYGDNTLIALMALTVKIYFGDYSKISAILEYSKKVNYLDSILSLFLILNIDNSISNRFVELIENNMLNENKYLFINLAYMIRLFFLTRKNYSEKFENKSFDEFIHDLVDFNIPKYFIFLIKYLDTNLSINSNKVFEGIKNLYSKDKESFYKLYNILKEVDIPYIIEVKAVLNCVLLNAKDDNADSSILDNSIDYFIENIKKELEKIYDIKSENIFELLENKIIDKYDLSVNLSNELIFTTKIIVLMYDYNEKARKVVRALLKSLPYNLTIPLMIKDRKEFYNIKLKEILDYLQGYDLDLKDLIITYLYTYPIYIFSTKYILKLVNKNADYTVEMFHDKTFLKAASYKSYALIDFLELLYKKDKAALKNYSAICYVLHLKNKEIIKCALDLIEEDEYNSRAYVENSIHAYREDVQFELKKIIKKWNYRRKGFKFKTLDDINQYIDDYYEESYESLIDFIDESLISDVVLRNDKNTKVPVKVIKYILLEYMLLKEPYRIKDIDRMIDLFDMDSVRNTFENIYKYWTDNNCDERKKNIILPYCIYADYSQLVNLYDKIEYWHDNFQSSLAAYIIPAIAMNGEKFALMIINNIIYMSKNKILKNAAIGSFEKAAECLDIPIDNLFDKVLPNLGFNVERNKVINYGKQKFTLQLLSDSYLEIIDNENHKILKELPDAEEGDDEAKVIEAKKDLIYIRNALKAIILYQKYKLKKVMFNARKWDYETFFEVFVENPVMQYFTLAFVWGVYDEDNNLIECFRYMEDGSLISIDEDLYELPKNIKYYISLYHPIDNDEDYQKVWTYQLELYEINQPVEQIKIKRYELKDNDVENDAIISFNGQNLSFEYMENLSKELDMKTEYFDEYVSYYMADNVLKIICEINCHTYDEDIVIESIKFYELEKHNKFGKIISPFDIEKRFISTMIHYLSIGFYD; from the coding sequence ATGAGTATTATAGAAAGTTATATAGATGATATTTTTAAAAATCATCCGTATATAGATAATATAAAAAAGTATGTCAATAATGAAATTGATAATATAAATTTTGATACCGAAGAAATAAATCACCCTATTTCAAATAACCATACAATATATTCAAATCTGTTAGATCTATATATGAATGATAAGCAAAATGATAGTTTAATCAGATTATTTAAAATCATATCTATGCAAAAAATAGAAAATATATACATTTTCGAAATGCTTGTCATAAATATAATATCTGGTATGAATATTAAAGAAGCATTATTGAAATGCATATCCATGAAAAAAATTAATGATTGGAATAAAGAATACAAAAAGTATTCATACAATATAAATCATATTTCAAATGAAATAATGAATGCTAAAATTAATATACTAATATATTATTATTATGCTAAAAAATACTTTCCAAAAGAAACGGAAGAATATATAGAAAATATATGCTCATCAAATATAGATGATATCATTGAAGAATATGGTGATAATACATTAATAGCTTTAATGGCTTTGACTGTAAAGATATATTTTGGAGATTACAGTAAAATATCTGCTATATTAGAATATTCAAAAAAAGTAAATTACTTGGATTCAATACTTTCTCTTTTTCTTATTTTGAATATAGATAATAGTATATCAAATAGATTCGTAGAATTAATAGAAAATAATATGCTTAATGAAAATAAATATTTATTTATAAACTTAGCATATATGATAAGACTATTTTTCTTAACAAGAAAGAATTACAGTGAAAAATTTGAAAATAAAAGTTTCGATGAATTTATACATGATCTTGTTGATTTTAATATACCAAAGTATTTTATATTTCTTATAAAATATTTGGATACAAATTTATCAATAAATTCAAATAAAGTATTTGAAGGAATAAAAAATCTATACAGCAAAGATAAAGAATCATTTTATAAACTTTATAATATATTAAAAGAAGTTGATATACCATATATTATAGAAGTAAAAGCAGTATTAAATTGTGTTCTTTTAAATGCTAAAGATGATAATGCCGATTCATCTATACTTGACAATAGTATAGATTATTTCATAGAAAATATAAAAAAAGAATTAGAAAAAATATATGATATAAAATCTGAAAATATATTTGAATTATTAGAAAATAAAATTATAGATAAATACGATTTGTCTGTTAATCTCAGCAATGAATTAATATTTACAACAAAAATTATAGTTCTTATGTATGATTATAATGAAAAGGCAAGAAAGGTTGTTCGAGCTTTATTAAAATCATTACCATATAATTTGACTATACCATTAATGATTAAAGACAGAAAAGAATTTTATAATATAAAATTAAAAGAGATATTAGATTATTTGCAAGGGTATGATTTAGATTTAAAAGATTTAATTATAACATATCTATACACCTACCCTATTTATATTTTCAGCACAAAATACATATTAAAGCTTGTTAACAAAAACGCTGATTATACAGTAGAAATGTTTCATGACAAAACATTTTTGAAAGCAGCCTCATATAAAAGCTATGCTCTAATAGATTTTTTAGAACTTCTATATAAAAAAGATAAAGCAGCATTAAAAAATTATTCTGCTATCTGTTATGTGCTGCATTTAAAAAATAAAGAAATAATAAAATGTGCTTTAGATTTAATAGAAGAAGATGAATATAATTCCAGAGCTTATGTAGAAAACAGCATACATGCCTATAGAGAAGATGTGCAGTTTGAATTAAAAAAGATAATAAAAAAATGGAATTACAGAAGAAAAGGATTTAAATTCAAAACTTTGGACGATATAAATCAGTATATTGATGATTATTATGAAGAAAGTTATGAATCTTTAATTGATTTTATAGATGAATCTTTAATATCTGATGTTGTTTTGAGAAATGATAAAAACACTAAAGTTCCTGTAAAAGTCATAAAGTATATACTATTGGAATATATGCTTCTCAAAGAGCCATATAGAATAAAAGACATAGACAGAATGATAGATTTATTTGATATGGATTCTGTTAGAAATACTTTTGAAAATATATATAAATATTGGACTGATAATAATTGTGATGAAAGAAAAAAAAATATTATTCTGCCTTACTGTATTTATGCTGATTATAGTCAGTTAGTTAATTTGTATGATAAGATAGAATATTGGCATGATAATTTTCAATCATCTTTAGCGGCATATATAATACCTGCTATAGCAATGAACGGCGAGAAATTTGCTTTAATGATAATAAATAATATTATTTATATGTCTAAAAATAAGATTTTAAAAAATGCTGCAATAGGTTCTTTTGAAAAAGCAGCAGAATGTTTAGATATACCTATTGATAATTTATTTGATAAAGTTCTTCCTAATTTAGGGTTTAATGTAGAAAGAAATAAAGTTATAAATTACGGCAAACAAAAATTCACGCTTCAATTATTAAGCGATTCTTATTTGGAAATAATAGATAATGAAAATCATAAAATATTAAAAGAGCTTCCAGATGCTGAAGAAGGCGATGATGAAGCAAAAGTTATAGAAGCAAAAAAGGATTTAATATATATAAGAAATGCATTAAAAGCCATTATTTTATATCAAAAATATAAACTAAAAAAGGTAATGTTTAATGCAAGAAAATGGGATTATGAAACTTTTTTTGAAGTGTTTGTAGAAAACCCTGTTATGCAGTATTTCACTCTTGCATTCGTTTGGGGAGTATATGATGAAGACAATAATTTAATAGAGTGCTTCAGATATATGGAAGACGGATCTTTAATTTCAATAGATGAGGATTTATATGAACTTCCTAAAAATATAAAATATTATATAAGTTTATATCATCCTATTGATAATGATGAAGACTATCAAAAAGTTTGGACTTATCAATTAGAGCTTTATGAAATAAATCAGCCTGTTGAACAAATAAAAATAAAAAGATATGAATTAAAAGATAATGATGTAGAGAATGATGCTATAATTTCTTTTAACGGTCAAAATTTATCATTTGAATATATGGAAAACTTATCTAAAGAATTAGATATGAAAACAGAGTATTTTGATGAATATGTATCTTACTATATGGCAGATAATGTATTAAAAATTATATGCGAAATTAACTGTCATACATATGATGAGGATATAGTAATTGAAAGTATAAAATTCTATGAATTAGAAAAGCATAATAAATTCGGTAAAATAATTTCTCCTTTTGATATAGAAAAAAGATTTATCAGCACAATGATTCATTATTTATCCATAGGTTTTTATGATTAA